TCGGCTATCGGCCGAACCACGTGGGACGGACGCTGCGCAGGCGGGAAAGCCGGGTCGTCGCTATGCTCTCCCCCAACCTCGATAACCCGGCGATGGCTGCCATCGCGGCCTCGGTCGAGACGGCCCTGCGCTCGGCGGGCTACGTCATGATCCTGTGCGACACCCATGACCGCGCGGATCTTCAGGACGAATATCTGCACGTGATGCGATCGCAGCTCGTTCAGGGATATATCGTCGTCAATCCCGTGCGCAGCGAAGCGCTGTCGGCTTCGGTCGCCCGGGGCGACCCCATCGTGTTCGTCGGACGCCGAAACCCTGACGGAGGTGGCGCCTTCGTGGGAATCGATAACCGCGGGGCCGGAGAGGATGCGGCCGACCACCTTTGGGCCCGAGGGATCAGGAAGCTCGCGGTCATCCAACCGACGCAGGGATCGTCGGCGACGCGCGATCGTGTCGGCGGCTTCATCACGCGGCTCGAGGAGCTGGGACTGCCCGATAACGCCATCCGTCAGGCCGAAGCGCCGGGCCTGTCGCACTTGGAGGTCGGCTACGCTGCGGCTCGGACGCTCGTCGACGGTCGCCCGTGGCCCCAGGGGCTGTTCTGTCCGAGCGATCTCATGGCCTATGGCGCTTACCGCCTTGCATTGGAAGCCGGTATCCGCATCCCCGAAGATTGCAGGATCGTCGGCGTCGACGATAACAAGCTCAATGCCTGGATTACGCCGTGGCTCACCTCGGTCCACATTCCCTATGCGGATTTCGGCGCCAAGGTTGTGGATCAGCTGCAAGCTCTATGGGCCGGAGAGCAGCCCTCCGAGCAGCTTCTGCCGCATACGCTTATCGCCCGCTAATTCAGCCTATCTCGCGTGTTACAGCTTGAGGTCTCCTTGGCTAGGCGATAGGCAAGACCATACGTCACCTCGTGCGCCTCGTCTTCATCAAGGCGATGGCTTGTCGCAAATGGGCCCAGTCGACCAAGCGCCCCACGTCGTGTCGGACCGAGCGTCGAGACGATCCGCAAACAGGTGCAAGCGGCTTTTCGGCAGTGGGGCCAGCTTGACCATCAGGAGCCGCCCGTCGGTGTCCACCGCGATGTGGCGCTTGTACCCGACGATCTTCTTGCCGGCAGCGCCCCCTTGGCGGCGTAGGGAGGCTTGACCGCCGGGCTCGCCTCACATCCGGCCCGCTCCCGATCGAACATCAGCGCGGCGTCAGGATCATCTGGAGCAGGAAGCGGCTGGCCACGGCCCGACAGAAGCCCCACAAGGCGGTTTCTCATAGAGGCCTTAAAGTAGCACTCCCCTCTGAGGATCTTAGATGTCCCGTGGCGAGTTTCCACTGTCGGGTTTCTTGATTTAATAGTTTAGTTATGAACTATCCGCCATCCAAGCCTCAGGAGAATCAGATGGAAGAACTCATCGCCCGCATCACGCAGAAGACCGGCCTCGATCAGGCGACCGCTCACAAGGCCATCGGGCTCATCCTGGGATACCTTCAAAAGGAGGGTCCGCAGGAGGAAGTCAACAAGCTGATCGCGGCCCTGCCGGGCGCTCAGGACGCCATCGAGCAATCCAAGACCGGGGGCGGCGGCGGCCTCATGGGCATGGTCGGGTCCATGGGCGGCGGCGTGATGGCGCTCGGCGGCCAGCTCATGGGCATCGGCGTCTCCATGGGCCAGATGCAGCCGCTCGGCAAGGAACTCTTCGCCTATGGCCGCGAGAAAGCCGGCGAGGACACGATGGGCACCATCATGGGCTCCATTCCCGGCCTGTCGCAGTTCGTCTGAGCCGCAATCCGTCATCACCAGGCTTGTCCCGGTGATCCCCATGGGTTGCAGCGCTGCGCCTCCTCGAATCGGAATGGCTGGCCATGACGGGGCGGGTGTCATGCCCGGCCGGAGCGCAGCGGAGGGGAAGGGAATCCGCACCGTACGCTCCGCGCCATGGATCCCCTTCCCGGCCTTCAGCCGCCGGGGATGACAGCGGAGCGCGTCACCGGAGCGTGGTGGTCGCTGTCAAAGAGCCAGCACCTTGGGGCCCGCAGCTTGCGCTGCGAGCCTTTCGGGTTCGAGGGTGGCGCGTCGGGCAGCCCGGCTCGCTCTCTAAGGGTGAATGTGAGAGCCGAACTGCTCGTCACGCACGGTTCTTTTCAGGTGGACCAGCTGGGGAGCCCCCAAGGTCGACCTCCCGCGACCACAGGATTGCGAGGCCTGCGGCGGGACCGTGCCTGCTCTCACTCTTGCGACGCCTCGCGAGCGCGCCCCTCGTCAGAGCAGATCTAGGCAACGATATAGCCAAGGTTATTCGCCCTGTCAAGAACAAAATGAGAACATTCGATCCGGCCGACCTGACGGCTCTCCCCGTCATGGCTGTCCGTTCGTGGTGAGGGAGGAATGAGGGCATGCCCGCGCAATGCCGTCCTTTGGGGCATTCCCACTCTCGCCTCGTCCCGGTATTGTCCGGCGCAACCGATGAGCCCTCCTTCGGACGAGGATACCCATGGACGATCTCTCTCTCGCGGCTGAATTTCCGCAAGCCACCCGCGAGCAATGGCTCAAGCGGGTCGAGGGCGTGCTGAAGGGCGCGGACTTCCGGAAGAAGCTCGTCTCCCGCAGCCATGACGGCATCGATATCCAGCCGCTCTATGCCAAGGCGGAAGGATCCACGCCCGTCGCGCGCGAACAGGCGGGCCGCTGGCGTGTGTCGCAGCGAATCGACCATCCCGATCCCGCGAAGGCCAACGAACTCGCGCTGCTCGACCTCGAAGGCGGCGCCGATGCCCTGACGCTGGTGGCCCACAAGGCTCCCGCCGCGCGGGGCTTCGGCGTGCGGATCGGCTCCCTCGACGATCTCGATCAGGCGCTGTCGGGCGTGATGCTTGACCTCATCCACCTGCGCGTCGATGCGGGTGGGCATGGCCGCCAGATGGCCGCGCTGGTCCTCGCCCTGGCTGCGCGGCGCGGCCACAAGCTTGCCGACCTTTCCCTCGATCTCGGCCTCGACCCCATCGGGGCCATGGCCGCTCAAGGGAAGATGTCCGCCTCCTGGGACACCATGGCCGGGCGGATGGGCGACACCCTCGTCCACCTGACGGAGCAGGGTTTTGCCGGTCGAGCCTTTCTGGCCGATGGGCGCGTCTATCACGAAGCCGGCGCCAGCGAGGCGCAGGAGCTTGCCGCCGTGCTGGCGACCGGGGTCGGATATCTCCGCGCCCTGGAGATGCAGGGGCACACGCTCGACGCCGCCCGGCGGGCGCTCTCCTTCCTCCTCGTGGCCGATGCGGACGAGTTCCTCACCGTGGCGAAGCTGCGGGCCCTGCGGAGGCTCTGGGCGCGAGTGGAACAGGCCTGCGGCCTGGAACCGCGGCCGATCCGCCTCCACGCGGAAACCGCCTGGCGCATGACCACAAGGCGCGACCCTTGGGTGAACATGCTGCGCACGACGGTCGCGGCCTTCTCAGCCGGGATCGGCGGCGCGGATGCGGTCACGGTGCTGCCCTTCACGGCAGCCCTGGGCCTGCCCGATGCCTTCGCCCGACGTGTCGCGCGCAACACGCAGCTCATCCTGCTCGACGAGTCGAACCTCGCCCGCGTGACCGATCCGGCCGCGGGCGCGGGCGGGTTCGAGGCTCTCACCGATGCCCTGTGCGAAGAGGCCTGGGGACTGTTCCAGGAGATCGAGAGCGAGGGCGGAATCCTGGAGAGCCTCAAGGGCGACAAGCTCCAGGCCCGCATCGCCATCGTGCGGGCGCAGCGGGAGCAGGCCGTCGCCACCCGCAAGGAACCGATCACCGGCACGAGCGAATTCCCGAACATCCATGAGACGGAAGTCACCGTCTTGATGCCGGCATCGGGCGAGCCCCTCTCTCCCAAGGGCGAGGAGAAAGCGGCAGGAGAGCAGGTCGCGCCTGCGGAAACCTCCTTCTCGGCCCTGGTCCGGATGGCCGGACAGGGAGCAACCCTTCCCCAACTGGTCGGCACGGCCTCGGGCCCCTCGCCCGTCGCCATTGCGCCCCTGCCCTCAACCCGGACGGCCGAGCCCTTCGAGCGCCTGCGCGACCGGTCGGACGCGCATCTCGCGAAGACCGGCGAGCGGCCTAGGATCTTCCTCGCCAATCTCGGGCCGATCGCAGCCTTCACGGCGCGCGCCACCTTCGCGAAGAATTTCTTCGAGGCCGGCGGCATCGAAGCCGTCACGAACGACGGGTTCTCGGACGTAGGCGCGCTTCGAAAGGCCTATCTCGACAGCAGGGCCGGGCTGGCCTGCATCTGCTCGACGGATGAGATCTATGAAAAGCACGCCGAAGAGGCGGCTCAGGCCCTGGCATCCGCCGGATCCCCCCTCATCGCCCTCGCAGGGCGGCCGGGCGAACGAGAAGAGCAGCTGACCCGCGCCGGGATCACGACTTTCATCTATGCGGGGTGCGACACGCTCAAGGTTCTGAGCCGGGCTCTCGACGAGGCCTGCTCGTAAGCCTTCCCCCCTCGAAACGGGAGCCGCTTCATCGACAGGGATGAAGCGGCTTTTCTGCTGCTCACGGAAAGCTGAGGCGCCGCGCAGGAACCGGCCCCGGGGACTCACGTTGGTTCAGCCTGTTTCCCACTATCCCGGAGCGTTCCATGCGTGTGATTTCCTGGCTCGGTGCTGCAGCCCTGACGGCCATCGTCATGTCTCCGGAGGCCCATGCGCAGGCTAACCGTTTCGATGGCCGATGGAGCGTGGAAGTCGTGACCGAGAAGGGCTCCTGCGACCGGGCCTACCGTTACGCCGTCATCGTCGAGAACGGGCGCGCCCGCTACGGTGGACCGGAGGACTTCAATGTGAACGGCCAAGTCGGCCGCAACGGCGCCGTCTCCGCCAGCATCTCCCGTGGCCAGGACCGGGCCAACGTTTCCGGCGGCCTGTCCGGCAGAACCGGCCGCGGCACATGGTCGACCTCGGGCGGACGGGTCTGCTCGGGCTATTGGAATGCGGAGAAACGGGGGTGACGAGCCCCTTGTGTCATTACCGGCCGGAGCGAAAGCGGAGGGGAAGGAATCCATAGCGCCGCGCGTGAAAGTGGATCCCCTTCCCTCGCCTCCGGCTCGCCGGGGATGACACGTACCTGTCATGGCCGGTGATGACGCAGCGACAGGCCGACCTCGCCGCCTCCGACCATGCGCCGATAGCATCCCGGGTCCGGATGCCCTAAAATGATGCGGTTCACATTGTTTCAACCGTCAAGGCCATGACCAGCATCCCGGACTTTTCGAGCGTAGCCTTCACTGACGCTCCCCTGGCATCCTCCCCTCGGAGCGCCGCCGAGCCCTGGCTCACGCCCGAGGGGATCGCGGTCAAGGCAGGCTATGGCCCCGAGGATCGGGCCGGGCTCGACTTCCTCGACACCTATCCGGGCATCGCGCCGT
This region of Microvirga mediterraneensis genomic DNA includes:
- a CDS encoding LacI family DNA-binding transcriptional regulator, which translates into the protein MNKQKPISQEPVSLATVAAQAGVSVATVSRIVNGETRRASAETVERVQKIVADLGYRPNHVGRTLRRRESRVVAMLSPNLDNPAMAAIAASVETALRSAGYVMILCDTHDRADLQDEYLHVMRSQLVQGYIVVNPVRSEALSASVARGDPIVFVGRRNPDGGGAFVGIDNRGAGEDAADHLWARGIRKLAVIQPTQGSSATRDRVGGFITRLEELGLPDNAIRQAEAPGLSHLEVGYAAARTLVDGRPWPQGLFCPSDLMAYGAYRLALEAGIRIPEDCRIVGVDDNKLNAWITPWLTSVHIPYADFGAKVVDQLQALWAGEQPSEQLLPHTLIAR
- a CDS encoding DUF2267 domain-containing protein; translated protein: MEELIARITQKTGLDQATAHKAIGLILGYLQKEGPQEEVNKLIAALPGAQDAIEQSKTGGGGGLMGMVGSMGGGVMALGGQLMGIGVSMGQMQPLGKELFAYGREKAGEDTMGTIMGSIPGLSQFV
- a CDS encoding methylmalonyl-CoA mutase subunit beta; translation: MDDLSLAAEFPQATREQWLKRVEGVLKGADFRKKLVSRSHDGIDIQPLYAKAEGSTPVAREQAGRWRVSQRIDHPDPAKANELALLDLEGGADALTLVAHKAPAARGFGVRIGSLDDLDQALSGVMLDLIHLRVDAGGHGRQMAALVLALAARRGHKLADLSLDLGLDPIGAMAAQGKMSASWDTMAGRMGDTLVHLTEQGFAGRAFLADGRVYHEAGASEAQELAAVLATGVGYLRALEMQGHTLDAARRALSFLLVADADEFLTVAKLRALRRLWARVEQACGLEPRPIRLHAETAWRMTTRRDPWVNMLRTTVAAFSAGIGGADAVTVLPFTAALGLPDAFARRVARNTQLILLDESNLARVTDPAAGAGGFEALTDALCEEAWGLFQEIESEGGILESLKGDKLQARIAIVRAQREQAVATRKEPITGTSEFPNIHETEVTVLMPASGEPLSPKGEEKAAGEQVAPAETSFSALVRMAGQGATLPQLVGTASGPSPVAIAPLPSTRTAEPFERLRDRSDAHLAKTGERPRIFLANLGPIAAFTARATFAKNFFEAGGIEAVTNDGFSDVGALRKAYLDSRAGLACICSTDEIYEKHAEEAAQALASAGSPLIALAGRPGEREEQLTRAGITTFIYAGCDTLKVLSRALDEACS